In Micromonospora sp. WMMA1363, a genomic segment contains:
- the panD gene encoding aspartate 1-decarboxylase, translating to MLRTMLKSKIHRATVTQADLHYVGSVTVDQDLLDAADLLPGEQVAIVDITNGARLETYVIPGERGSGVIGINGAAAHLVHPGDLVILISYGLLDDAEARWYQPKVVHVDAANRIVDLTADPTTAVPGTAGDPTPNPLAAALP from the coding sequence ATGCTGCGCACCATGCTCAAGTCGAAGATCCACCGGGCCACGGTGACCCAGGCCGACCTGCACTACGTCGGGTCGGTGACGGTGGACCAGGACCTGCTCGACGCGGCCGACCTGCTGCCCGGCGAGCAGGTGGCGATCGTGGACATCACCAACGGCGCCCGGCTGGAGACGTACGTGATCCCGGGCGAGCGGGGGAGTGGCGTGATCGGCATCAACGGTGCCGCCGCCCACCTCGTGCACCCCGGCGACCTGGTCATCCTCATCTCGTATGGGCTGCTCGACGACGCCGAGGCCCGCTGGTACCAGCCGAAGGTCGTGCACGTCGACGCGGCGAACCGCATCGTCGACCTGACCGCCGATCCCACGACGGCCGTCCCCGGCACCGCGGGTGACCCGACCCCGAACCCCCTCGCGGCCGCCCTCCCCTGA
- the panC gene encoding pantoate--beta-alanine ligase — protein sequence MTELVHTRAELAAARKALDGTVGVVMTMGALHRGHEVLLRAARERADSVLVTIFVNPLQFGPNEDFDRYPRTIDADLEICRRAGVDVVFAPAVADMYPDGQPRVRVHPGQLGEELEGQSRPGFFHGVLTVVLKLLQLTGPDVAFFGEKDYQQLTLVRRMTRDLDVPVEIVGVPTVREPDGLALSSRNRYLSPGERGAALSLSAALRAGAEAADAGAPADAVLAAAHAALGSGTPGARLDYLVLTDPDLEPGPVAGPARLLIAARVGTTRLIDNAPIRLAPRS from the coding sequence GTGACCGAGTTGGTGCACACCCGGGCCGAGCTGGCGGCGGCGCGCAAAGCTCTCGACGGCACGGTCGGCGTTGTCATGACCATGGGCGCCCTGCACCGAGGACACGAGGTGCTGCTGCGGGCGGCTCGCGAGCGGGCTGACAGCGTACTCGTCACGATTTTCGTCAACCCGCTCCAGTTCGGGCCGAACGAGGACTTCGACCGTTATCCGCGGACAATCGACGCGGATCTGGAGATCTGCCGGCGGGCCGGCGTGGACGTGGTCTTCGCGCCCGCCGTCGCGGACATGTACCCGGACGGTCAGCCCCGGGTCCGGGTACATCCGGGCCAGCTCGGCGAGGAGTTGGAGGGCCAGAGCCGCCCCGGCTTCTTCCACGGGGTACTCACCGTGGTGCTGAAGCTGCTGCAACTCACCGGCCCGGACGTGGCGTTCTTCGGCGAGAAGGACTACCAGCAGCTCACCCTGGTCCGCCGGATGACCCGGGACCTCGACGTGCCGGTGGAGATCGTCGGGGTGCCGACGGTCCGGGAACCCGACGGGCTGGCGCTGTCCAGCCGCAACCGGTATCTGTCGCCCGGCGAGCGCGGGGCCGCGCTGAGCCTGTCGGCGGCGCTGCGTGCCGGGGCGGAGGCCGCCGACGCGGGCGCGCCCGCCGACGCGGTCCTGGCCGCCGCGCACGCCGCCCTCGGCTCCGGTACGCCGGGCGCGCGGCTGGACTACCTGGTGCTCACCGACCCGGATCTGGAGCCCGGGCCGGTCGCCGGTCCGGCGCGGCTGCTCATCGCCGCCCGGGTCGGCACCACTCGCCTGATCGACAACGCGCCGATCCGGCTCGCCCCCCGATCCTGA
- a CDS encoding septum formation family protein — translation MRQRVGRGILTVIAAGALLGGCAGETDGDLTDDWKSLPAAGPFTPEAGVCHLADFAAVVPLDVYQPVDCAVPHRVETVHVGSFPAAQEDPPAGGSADFRGAFADCDTRVVEYVGDDWRVGRLRLSVAVPSATGWTSGSRWYRCDLTEMTTAEAAATAVTRVGGLRNALAGPSPLRLGCQRSRRDAGGGVATLLPVECAVRHDAEFVGVWRAPDRPYPARDADWASLYAGCRSAIARHVGVPDDVALRFRADVVVRPPGAGRWRVGDRGVRCYLWLSDRTTIGSLKGAGPAGLPVRSR, via the coding sequence GTGAGACAGCGGGTCGGGCGTGGCATTCTCACCGTTATTGCCGCGGGAGCGTTGCTGGGCGGGTGCGCCGGTGAGACCGACGGCGATCTGACCGACGACTGGAAAAGTCTGCCGGCGGCCGGCCCGTTCACGCCGGAGGCGGGCGTCTGTCACCTCGCCGACTTCGCCGCCGTGGTGCCGTTGGACGTGTACCAGCCGGTCGACTGCGCGGTGCCGCACCGGGTCGAGACCGTGCACGTGGGGTCGTTTCCGGCGGCCCAGGAGGACCCGCCGGCCGGTGGTTCGGCCGATTTCCGGGGCGCGTTCGCCGACTGCGACACCCGAGTCGTCGAGTACGTGGGTGACGACTGGCGGGTCGGGCGGCTGCGGTTGTCGGTGGCGGTGCCGTCGGCCACCGGCTGGACGTCCGGCTCCCGCTGGTATCGCTGCGACCTGACCGAGATGACCACCGCCGAGGCCGCCGCCACCGCGGTCACCCGGGTCGGCGGCCTCCGGAACGCGCTGGCCGGTCCGTCGCCGTTGCGGCTCGGCTGCCAGCGGAGTCGACGGGACGCGGGTGGCGGCGTGGCGACGCTACTTCCAGTGGAGTGCGCCGTCCGCCACGACGCCGAGTTCGTCGGGGTATGGCGGGCGCCGGACCGGCCGTACCCTGCCCGGGACGCCGACTGGGCATCGCTCTACGCCGGCTGCCGCAGCGCGATCGCCCGCCACGTCGGCGTCCCGGACGACGTGGCGTTGCGGTTCCGCGCCGACGTCGTGGTCCGCCCGCCCGGAGCCGGCCGGTGGCGGGTCGGCGACCGGGGGGTCCGCTGCTACCTGTGGCTCAGCGACCGGACGACCATCGGCTCCCTGAAGGGTGCGGGCCCGGCCGGTCTGCCGGTCCGCAGCCGCTGA
- the nadC gene encoding carboxylating nicotinate-nucleotide diphosphorylase, protein MTEASRALRGAGLDPDRVRRVVTDALVEDLGPDFLDVTSVATISDGQNDTADLVARADGVVAGLPVAAAVFELVGEVTGTGRAVEVSLVAHDGQRVARGDVLATVTGPTRLLLTAERTALNLLSRMSGVATHTRAWADALAGTKATVLDTRKTTPGLRMLEKYAVRAGGGTNKRMGLHDVAMIKDNHKLAAGGITAAFRRVRESFPDVPVQVEVDTVAEAVEAVGAGAGFLLLDNMTPRMLREVVAAVGDRAELEATGGLTLDGAAEYAATGVDFLSVGALTHSSPILDIALDLRTE, encoded by the coding sequence GTGACCGAGGCGAGCCGGGCGTTACGCGGCGCCGGTCTGGACCCGGACCGGGTACGCCGGGTGGTGACTGACGCGCTCGTCGAGGACTTGGGCCCGGATTTCCTCGACGTGACCAGCGTCGCCACGATCTCCGACGGCCAGAACGACACGGCCGACCTGGTGGCGCGCGCCGACGGGGTGGTGGCCGGGCTGCCAGTCGCCGCTGCCGTTTTCGAGCTGGTCGGCGAGGTGACCGGCACGGGCCGTGCGGTCGAGGTGTCGCTGGTGGCGCACGACGGGCAGCGCGTGGCGCGCGGCGACGTGCTGGCGACGGTGACCGGCCCGACCCGGCTGCTGCTCACGGCGGAGCGCACCGCGCTCAACCTGCTCTCCCGGATGTCCGGGGTGGCCACCCACACCCGTGCCTGGGCGGACGCGTTGGCCGGCACGAAGGCGACGGTACTCGACACCCGTAAGACCACCCCGGGCCTGCGGATGCTGGAGAAGTACGCCGTGCGGGCGGGCGGCGGCACCAACAAGCGGATGGGTCTGCACGATGTTGCCATGATCAAGGACAACCACAAGCTGGCGGCGGGTGGGATCACGGCGGCCTTCCGCCGGGTCCGCGAGTCGTTCCCGGACGTGCCGGTGCAGGTGGAGGTCGACACCGTCGCCGAGGCGGTCGAGGCGGTCGGGGCCGGGGCGGGCTTTCTGCTGCTGGACAACATGACCCCGCGGATGCTGCGCGAGGTGGTGGCCGCGGTGGGGGACCGGGCCGAACTGGAGGCGACCGGCGGGCTGACCCTGGACGGGGCGGCCGAGTATGCCGCCACCGGTGTGGACTTCCTGTCGGTTGGCGCGCTCACCCACTCCTCGCCCATCCTGGATATCGCGCTGGACCTGCGGACGGAGTGA
- a CDS encoding SAM-dependent methyltransferase, translating to MSVRWRDAMDRALYGPGGFFVSGAGPAGHFRTSVHASPAFASALLRLITSVDEALRHPPAFAVVDVGAGRGELVRSLAALLATGVRGEPPPGVAGPPRATPVPLAQRVRFTAVELAPRPAGLPEQITWLDEIPAGITGVLLATEWLDNVPLDLAVPTSEGWRYLLVDPSSGDETVGAPVSGADTAWLTTWWPGPASTQLTRKHPASIGPGPDENLSTNGEGARAEIGRSRDEAWAAAVSRVERGVAVAVDYGHLRTGRPMNGTLTGYRGGRQVRPIPDGSCDVTAHVAMDSVAAAGERVARCAHSLVSQREALRALGADGCRPPLSLAARDPAGYLRALAAASAAAELTDPAGLGGHRWLLQPVGVAVDPLVAR from the coding sequence ATGTCGGTACGCTGGCGAGATGCAATGGACCGGGCGCTGTACGGCCCAGGCGGCTTCTTCGTCTCCGGCGCCGGCCCGGCCGGTCACTTCCGCACCAGCGTCCACGCCTCACCCGCATTCGCCTCGGCGCTGCTCCGCCTGATCACGTCGGTCGACGAGGCTCTCCGGCATCCCCCGGCCTTCGCCGTCGTCGACGTCGGAGCCGGTCGCGGAGAACTGGTGCGTTCCCTCGCCGCGTTGCTCGCAACCGGGGTTCGCGGCGAGCCCCCGCCGGGCGTCGCCGGTCCGCCGCGGGCCACGCCGGTGCCGCTGGCTCAGCGGGTACGGTTCACCGCGGTCGAACTCGCCCCGCGCCCCGCGGGCCTGCCCGAGCAGATCACCTGGCTGGACGAGATTCCCGCGGGCATCACCGGCGTCCTCCTGGCCACCGAATGGCTCGACAACGTTCCGCTGGACCTGGCCGTCCCCACCTCCGAGGGCTGGCGCTACCTCCTGGTCGACCCCAGCAGCGGCGACGAAACAGTCGGCGCCCCGGTCAGCGGCGCCGACACCGCCTGGCTGACCACCTGGTGGCCCGGCCCCGCCTCCACCCAGTTGACCAGGAAGCACCCAGCTTCGATTGGCCCTGGACCGGACGAAAACCTGTCGACCAACGGGGAGGGTGCGCGGGCGGAGATCGGCCGGAGCAGGGACGAGGCTTGGGCGGCGGCGGTGAGCCGGGTCGAGCGGGGAGTGGCGGTGGCGGTGGATTACGGGCACCTGCGGACCGGGCGGCCGATGAACGGGACACTGACCGGGTACCGAGGTGGGCGGCAGGTGCGCCCGATACCGGACGGATCGTGCGATGTCACCGCGCACGTCGCCATGGACTCGGTCGCCGCCGCCGGTGAGCGGGTCGCGCGGTGCGCGCACTCCCTGGTGTCGCAGCGGGAGGCGCTACGAGCGCTCGGGGCCGACGGCTGCCGGCCACCGTTGAGCCTGGCCGCCCGGGACCCCGCGGGGTACCTGCGGGCGCTGGCCGCCGCGTCGGCGGCAGCCGAACTGACCGACCCGGCCGGCCTCGGCGGACACCGGTGGCTACTCCAACCGGTCGGCGTCGCCGTCGACCCGCTCGTGGCACGATGA
- a CDS encoding DUF2520 domain-containing protein gives MSAPLRPRPGPAEGPAHASVPRALTVGVIGAGRVGAVLGAALAAAGHRVVAAAGMSGASRARLALLLPAVPCRSATSVAQAATDLLLLAVPDDALAGVVAGLARAGALRPGQVVAHTSGAHGLAVLAPATGIGVRPLALHPAMTFTGTPDDLARLAGISYGVTAPAELRPLAARLVADLGGVPEWIGEADRPLYHAALAHGANHLVTLVNEAADRLRDAGVGQPDKVLAPLLRAALENALRLGDDALTGPVSRGDAGTVRRHLARLAATAPESVGPYLALARRTADRAIAAGRLRPEDAEPLLGVLSGTDREVAA, from the coding sequence ATGAGCGCTCCGCTGCGCCCGCGTCCCGGGCCGGCCGAAGGGCCGGCCCACGCGTCCGTTCCCCGTGCGTTGACCGTCGGCGTGATCGGCGCCGGTCGGGTCGGTGCAGTGCTGGGGGCCGCTCTCGCCGCCGCCGGCCACCGGGTGGTCGCCGCCGCCGGGATGTCCGGCGCGTCTCGCGCCCGGCTGGCGCTGCTGCTCCCCGCCGTTCCGTGTCGCTCGGCCACCTCGGTGGCCCAGGCCGCGACCGACCTTCTGCTGCTCGCGGTGCCGGACGACGCGCTCGCCGGCGTGGTCGCCGGGCTCGCCCGCGCCGGCGCGCTGCGCCCCGGCCAGGTGGTCGCGCACACCTCCGGTGCGCACGGGCTGGCGGTGTTGGCCCCGGCCACCGGGATCGGCGTCCGTCCACTGGCCCTGCACCCGGCCATGACCTTCACCGGTACGCCGGACGACCTCGCCCGACTGGCCGGCATCTCGTATGGGGTGACCGCGCCGGCCGAGCTGCGCCCGCTCGCCGCCCGGCTCGTCGCCGACCTCGGTGGCGTGCCGGAGTGGATCGGCGAGGCGGACCGGCCGCTGTACCACGCGGCGTTGGCGCACGGCGCCAACCATCTGGTGACGCTGGTCAACGAGGCGGCCGACCGGCTGCGTGACGCCGGGGTGGGTCAACCCGACAAGGTGCTCGCTCCGCTGCTGAGGGCCGCGCTGGAGAACGCGCTCCGCCTCGGCGACGACGCGCTGACCGGCCCGGTGTCCCGGGGCGACGCCGGTACGGTCCGACGGCACCTGGCTCGACTCGCGGCGACCGCACCGGAATCCGTGGGGCCCTACCTGGCGTTGGCACGACGGACCGCGGACCGCGCGATCGCGGCCGGGCGGCTGCGCCCGGAGGACGCGGAGCCGCTGCTGGGCGTGTTGAGTGGGACGGATCGGGAGGTGGCCGCGTGA
- a CDS encoding L-aspartate oxidase produces the protein MDLPTGDLPGLPRLLAAPAPGWVETTDVVVVGSGVAGLTAALHLREAGLHVTVVTKVDIDEGSTRWAQGGIAAVLDPHDSPAAHASDTEIAGVGLCDPAAVRVLVEEGPIRLRELMRIGAEFDRNRDGSLMLTREGGHRADRIVHAGGDATGAEVQRALHAAVRRDPWIRLVEHALVLDLLRAPGDGPDGLGPACGVTLHVLGEGSEDGVGAVLGRAVVLATGGMGQIFAATTNPAVSTGDGVALALRAGAAVTDVEFVQFHPTALIVPEPARVPGTGHAQQPLVSEALRGEGAHLVDGDGKRFMVGQHDLAELAPRDVVAKGIHRMLLATGADHVFLDARHLGGDFLARRFPTIVASCLAIGVDPATDLIPVAPAAHYASGGVRTDLRGRTSIAGLYACGEVACTGVHGANRLASNSLLEGLVFSRRIADDLAAGLPEQAKPAPTGAWAGGEGWVLPATGTPALQRSMTRGAGVLRSAATLADTAAALSAVGDGRGVPRTPDWEATNLLTVASTLVAAAYARAETRGCHWREDFPVADERWRGHLVGTIGARGRLGLTWEGAW, from the coding sequence ATGGACCTACCGACCGGCGACCTGCCGGGCCTGCCCCGCCTGCTGGCCGCCCCCGCGCCCGGCTGGGTGGAGACGACCGACGTGGTCGTTGTCGGCTCCGGTGTGGCCGGGTTGACCGCCGCGCTGCATCTGCGCGAGGCCGGCCTGCACGTCACCGTGGTCACCAAGGTCGACATCGACGAGGGGTCGACCCGCTGGGCGCAGGGCGGCATCGCGGCGGTGCTCGACCCCCACGACAGCCCGGCGGCGCACGCCTCGGACACCGAGATCGCCGGGGTCGGGCTCTGTGACCCGGCAGCGGTCCGCGTCCTCGTCGAGGAGGGGCCGATCCGGCTGCGGGAGCTGATGCGGATCGGCGCCGAATTCGACCGCAATCGGGACGGCTCGCTGATGCTGACCCGCGAGGGCGGGCACCGGGCGGACCGCATCGTGCACGCCGGCGGCGACGCCACCGGTGCGGAGGTGCAGCGGGCACTGCACGCCGCGGTCCGCCGGGACCCGTGGATCCGGCTGGTCGAGCACGCATTGGTGCTGGACCTGCTGCGGGCCCCGGGCGACGGCCCGGACGGACTCGGGCCGGCCTGTGGTGTCACCCTGCACGTGCTGGGCGAGGGCAGCGAGGACGGGGTGGGTGCCGTCCTGGGCCGCGCCGTGGTGCTCGCCACCGGCGGAATGGGCCAGATCTTCGCGGCTACCACGAACCCGGCTGTCTCCACCGGCGACGGGGTGGCGCTCGCGCTGCGGGCCGGCGCCGCCGTCACCGACGTGGAGTTCGTTCAGTTCCATCCGACCGCGCTCATCGTGCCGGAACCCGCCCGTGTGCCCGGCACCGGGCACGCCCAGCAGCCGCTGGTCTCCGAGGCATTGCGTGGCGAGGGCGCGCACCTGGTGGACGGCGACGGCAAGCGGTTCATGGTGGGGCAGCACGACCTGGCCGAGCTGGCCCCCCGGGACGTGGTCGCCAAGGGCATCCACCGGATGCTGCTCGCCACCGGCGCGGACCACGTCTTTCTCGACGCGCGGCACCTCGGCGGCGACTTCCTGGCCCGGCGGTTCCCCACGATCGTGGCGTCCTGCCTGGCCATCGGCGTCGACCCGGCGACCGATCTGATTCCGGTCGCCCCGGCCGCCCACTACGCCTCCGGCGGCGTCCGCACCGATCTGCGCGGCCGCACGTCGATTGCGGGCCTGTACGCCTGCGGCGAGGTCGCCTGCACCGGTGTGCACGGCGCGAACCGGCTGGCCAGCAACTCCCTGCTGGAGGGGCTGGTGTTCTCCCGCCGGATCGCCGACGACCTGGCGGCCGGCCTGCCGGAGCAGGCGAAACCGGCGCCGACCGGGGCCTGGGCCGGCGGTGAGGGCTGGGTGCTGCCGGCCACCGGCACGCCGGCCCTGCAACGATCGATGACCCGTGGGGCGGGTGTGCTGCGGTCCGCCGCGACGCTGGCCGACACGGCCGCCGCGCTGTCCGCCGTGGGCGACGGCCGGGGTGTGCCCCGCACCCCGGACTGGGAGGCGACGAACCTGCTCACCGTGGCGTCGACGCTGGTGGCCGCCGCGTATGCCCGTGCGGAGACCCGGGGCTGCCACTGGCGGGAGGATTTCCCGGTGGCCGACGAGCGGTGGCGCGGCCACTTGGTCGGCACGATCGGGGCGCGAGGCCGGCTGGGGCTGACGTGGGAGGGGGCTTGGTGA